A window of Silurus meridionalis isolate SWU-2019-XX chromosome 4, ASM1480568v1, whole genome shotgun sequence contains these coding sequences:
- the LOC124384226 gene encoding uncharacterized protein LOC124384226: MTSGPESRIRFVSWNTNGIKDTTQSEEKISKLLDSLNNLQADVAFIQETHIGPDCYKILEDVPGWNVYFTVYSSRSKGVAILIKNTVPFEYICHDEDCNGSYIVLFCRLFGELHTLVNIYYHKADEFFLARLKDYLVETAEGVLVVGGDFNTVLHPSFDRKSSSYQARHSPFRASLKYFTVSLNLRDTWSYLRPTDEDYTRRQNDSLSRIDMFFLPEHRMERVRKITVHNIAELQGFSDHHPLVLDLTVRQNVNEILPKVASGVRLWCKPSTPDRRPGKISGAEILSVIKSLTELEDLPLDGKDVKYYKNNSCELSESLKIEYNSVMQNKEKFEQPNPPYNSGYRHIFNLQYLILSHILARRLSALISMKGTVEINHDTFFYVKFQRGPQKIKWHFLRYSIRKLHPELSDSVLLPELRFLDYLLPKDPIFCEFRLLEPGYPLTNAIFCLALNELEELVLENKFRGTVCYQRQVLRIHTPNITSDSRDVFVSHVNNISGLKITINE; this comes from the coding sequence ATGACATCAGGACCTGAATCAAGAATCCGTTTTGTGTCTTGGAATACAAATGGTATTAAAGATACCACTCAGTCAGAAGAAAAAATCTCAAAACTGCTGGACAGTCTCAATAACCTTCAGGCTGATGTTGCCTTTATACAAGAGACACATATTGGCCCAGACTGTTATAAaatcttggaagatgttccaggcTGGAACGTctatttcactgtgtacagcTCTCGAAGCAAAGGAGTCGCAATACTGATAAAAAACACTGTACCATTCGAGTACATATGCCACGATGAGGACTGCAATGGAAGTTACATCGTGCTTTTCTGTCGTCTGTTTGGTGAACTTCACACCCTTGTCAATATTTACTATCATAAGGCAGACGAATTTTTCTTGGCTAGATTGAAAGACTATCTGGTGGAAACAGCTGAGGGTGTTCTAGTGGTTGGAGGTGATTTCAACACGGTTTTACATCCCAGCTTCGATCGGAAATCTTCAAGTTATCAAGCAAGACATTCACCCTTTAGAGcatctttaaaatatttcactgtTTCTCTCAATCTCAGAGACACTTGGTCATACTTACGGCCTACTGATGAGGACTACACACGACGTCAGAATGACAGTCTCTCTAGAATAGACATGTTTTTTCTTCCAGAACACAGAATGGAACGTGTGCGTAAGATCACTGTACACAATATCGCTGAACTGCAAGGTTTTTCTGATCATCATCCTCTTGTACTAGATCTTACAGTTCGGCAGAATGTTAACGAAATACTTCCAAAAGTTGCCAGTGGTGTACGCCTGTGGTGTAAGCCTTCCACACCTGACAGAAGACCAGGAAAGATTAGTGGGGCAGAAATACTGAGTGTCATTAAGTCTTTGACTGAAttagaagatcttccacttgatGGAAAGgatgtaaaatattataaaaacaattcatgtGAACTGAGTGAGAGCTTAAAAATAGAATACAATTCAGTGATGCAGAACAAAGAGAAATTTGAGCAACCAAATCCTCCTTATAATTCAGGATACAGACACATCTTTAATTTGCAGTATTTAATATTATCACACATTTTGGCAAGGCGTCTCAGTGCATTGATTTCCATGAAGGGAACGGTAGAAATAAAtcatgatacatttttttatgtaaaatttcaGAGAGGGCCACAGAAAATCAAGTGGCATTTCCTTCGGTACTCCATTAGGAAACTGCATCCTGAGTTATCGGACAGTGTCCTTCTACCAGAATTAAGATTTCTTGATTACCTTCTTCCTAAAGACCCAATCTTTTGTGAATTTAGACTTTTGGAGCCTGGCTATCCACTCACTAATGCAATCTTTTGTTTGGCTCTGAATGAGCTGGAAGAGTTAGTTTTAGAAAATAAGTTTAGAGGCACAGTCTGCTATCAAAGACAGGTTCTGCGAATACATACTCCAAACATTACATCTGATTCACGGGATGTTTTTGTCAGCCATGTCAATAACATATCAGGACttaaaataactataaatgAATGA